A genomic stretch from Theobroma cacao cultivar B97-61/B2 chromosome 4, Criollo_cocoa_genome_V2, whole genome shotgun sequence includes:
- the LOC18603448 gene encoding lipase isoform X1: protein MGHKTWLILAIFTCLIASSCGRELQAKHKDSFAVYNHTLATILVEYASAVYMSDLTELFTWTCERCDGLTKGFEVIELVVDIQNCLQAFVGVAKDLNAIVIAFRGTQEHSLQNWVEDLFWKQLDLNYPGMPDAMVHHGFYTAYHNTTIRPGILHAVKKAKEFYGDLEIMVTGHSMGGAMASFCALDLMVNHEAKNVQVMTFGQPRIGNAAFTSYYSKLVPNTIRVTNDHDIVPHLPPYYSYFPQKTYHHFPREVWLYNLGLGSLVYRVEKVCDGSGEDPACSRSVTGNSIADHLNYYGVDLMCQQWRSCRIVMDPRVAEYGETDHKGNIVLSRDPAIVDLKMNSQSNEGGVTSST from the exons ATGGGACATAAAACGTGGCTAATTTTAGCGATTTTTACATGTTTAATTGCATCTTCTTGTGGGAGAg AATTACAGGCCAAGCACAAGGATAGCTTCGCCGTCTACAATCATACTCTTGCCACTATTTTAGTAGAATATGCTTCTGCG GTGTACATGTCAGATTTGACGGAACTTTTTACTTGGACATGTGAAAGATGTGATGGTTTGACTAAG GGGTTTGAAGTTATTGAGCTTGTTGTTGATATTCAGAACTGTTTACAG GCGTTTGTTGGAGTGGCAAAGGATCTTAATGCCATTGTTATTGCCTTTAGAGGAACTCAGGAGCACAG CTTACAGAATTGGGTTGAAGATTTATTCTGGAAACAGCTTGATTTAAATTACCCTGGCATGCCTGATGCTATG GTGCACCATGGATTTTATACTGCTTACCACAACACAACCATACGCCCTGGAATTCTGCATGCTGttaaaaaagcaaaagaatttTATGGAGACCTTGAAATCATGGTGACTGGGCATTCAATGGGAGGTGCTATGGCTTCCTTTTGTGCACTTGATCTAATG GTTAATCATGAAGCCAAAAATGTTCAAGTTATGACATTTGGACAGCCTCGTATTGGGAATGCTGCCTTTACTTCTTATTACAGTAAACTTGTGCCAAACACAATTAGAGTTACAAATGACCATGATATTGTGCCTCATCTGCCACCATACTATTCCTATTTCCCGCAAAAGACATACCATCACTTTCCTAGAGAG gtGTGGCTGTATAACCTTGGACTGGGAAGTCTGGTTTATAGAGTTGAGAAGGTCTGTGATGGTTCTGGTGAAGATCCAGCCTGTAGTAG GTCAGTGACTGGGAACAGCATCGCAGACCACTTAAATTATTATGGTGTTGATTTAATGTGCCAACAATGGAGATCCTGCAGAATCGTGATGGACCCTCGTGTTGCAGAGTATGGCGAAACGGATCACAAAGGAAATATTGTTTTGTCCAGAGATCCAGCCATCGTTGATCTGAAAATGAATAGTCAGTCAAATGAAGGGGGAGTTACATCTAGTACATGA
- the LOC108661644 gene encoding uncharacterized protein LOC108661644: MSVTSNLQDYPALVLHPFTVSYLIETFGFSKKYALTISKHINFETSEKPDSIIAFFKNQGFSETHITRMVKTHPSILNDVGVPLSNIISMLRIQPQILFKSPSKLKEIGDTIKNMGFDPTGKRYLYALFVYSSMTKATWDKKVDLFKKLGWSEEEICKAFHLQPICMKTSEDKITAIMSFLVNKMGFTPSANLLF; this comes from the exons ATGTCAGTCACTTCAAATCTTCAAGACTACCCAGCATTGGTATTACACCCTTTTACTGTCTCGTACCTCATTGAAACATTTGGCTTTTCCAAAAAATATGCTTTAACCATCTCAAaacatattaattttgaaacttcAGAAAAACCTGATTCTATCATCGCTTTTTTCAAGAATCAAGGTTTCTCTGAAACCCATATCACTAGAATGGTCAAGACTCATCCATC tattttgaatgatgttGGAGTGCCACTATCCAATATTATTTCGATGTTAAGGATTCAACCTCAGATATTATTTAAATCTCCATCTAAGTTGAAGGAAATTGGAGACACAATAAAGAACATGGGATTCGATCCTACGGGCAAGCGATATCTTTACGCTCTCTTTGTATATTCTTCCATGACCAAAGCAACATGGGACAAAAAGGTTGATCTTTTCAAGAAGTTGGGCTGGTCCGAGGAAGAGATTTGTAAGGCTTTTCACTTGCAACCCATTTGTATGAAGACCTCTGAGGATAAGATTACGGCAATAATGAGTTTTCTGGTGAACAAAATGGGATTTACCCCTTCAGCTAACCTGTTATTTTGA
- the LOC18603447 gene encoding gelsolin-related protein of 125 kDa: MGCGESKHVATGNTISRKNSRAESKRGKTSETIAETSKQGSSTSSILVQEEGKNVNQDSFNSRAVADEGKDIIESTELKKEENVETDKEKKSGVVGENEEPIQGIALEGMSGRSEYYSPREEAGQESLFNENVNLAEETKEKAVDEKESAQETKIQAREEIVEDKKLAEETKEETVQEIILAEETKEEAKEDIVEGKNLAEDAKEQTVEGEKLAEKKTEETANGEREAVKEENLVKETETAETTEPEASTPVEKEEETAVAAPAEDLKTE; this comes from the exons ATGGGTTGTGGTGAATCCAAGCACGTAGCAACCGGAAACACCATTAGCCGGAAGAATTCAAGAGCTGAGTCCAAGAGGGGCAAAACCTCGGAAACCATTGCAGAAACAAGCAAACAGGGTAGCAGCACAAGCTCAATATTGGTGCAAGAGGAAGGCAAGAATGTCAATCAGGACTCTTTTAATTCCAGGGCTGTGGCTGATGAGGGGAAGGACATAATTGAGAGCACAGaattgaagaaagaagagaatgTAGAGACAGATAAGGAGAAGAAAAGTGGGGTTGTGGGAGAGAATGAGGAACCTATTCAGGGAATTGCTTTGGAGGGAATGTCTGGAAGGTCGGAGTATTACTCTCCACGAGAAGAGGCTGGGCAAGAGAGCTTGTTCAATGAGAATGTGAATCTGGCTGAagagacaaaagaaaaagctgtAGACGAAAAAGAATCGGCTCAAGAGACAAAAATACAAGCCAGAGAAGAAATTGTGGAGGATAAAAAATTGGCTGAAGAGACCAAAGAAGAAACAGTGCAGGAAATAATACTTGCTGAAGAGACAAAAGAAGAAGCTAAAGAAGATATCGTGGAGGGTAAAAACCTGGCTGAAGATGCAAAAGAACAAACTGTGGAGGGTGAAAAACTGGctgaaaagaaaacagaagaaACTGCAAATG GAGAACGTGAAGCTGTGAAGGAAGAGAACTTGGtaaaagaaacagaaacagCAGAAACTACTGAACCTGAAGCTTCAACCCCAGTTGAGAAAGAG GAAGAAACAGCAGTTGCTGCACCAGCCGAGGATTTGAAGACAGAGTGA
- the LOC18603448 gene encoding lipase isoform X2, which yields MSDLTELFTWTCERCDGLTKGFEVIELVVDIQNCLQAFVGVAKDLNAIVIAFRGTQEHSLQNWVEDLFWKQLDLNYPGMPDAMVHHGFYTAYHNTTIRPGILHAVKKAKEFYGDLEIMVTGHSMGGAMASFCALDLMVNHEAKNVQVMTFGQPRIGNAAFTSYYSKLVPNTIRVTNDHDIVPHLPPYYSYFPQKTYHHFPREVWLYNLGLGSLVYRVEKVCDGSGEDPACSRSVTGNSIADHLNYYGVDLMCQQWRSCRIVMDPRVAEYGETDHKGNIVLSRDPAIVDLKMNSQSNEGGVTSST from the exons ATGTCAGATTTGACGGAACTTTTTACTTGGACATGTGAAAGATGTGATGGTTTGACTAAG GGGTTTGAAGTTATTGAGCTTGTTGTTGATATTCAGAACTGTTTACAG GCGTTTGTTGGAGTGGCAAAGGATCTTAATGCCATTGTTATTGCCTTTAGAGGAACTCAGGAGCACAG CTTACAGAATTGGGTTGAAGATTTATTCTGGAAACAGCTTGATTTAAATTACCCTGGCATGCCTGATGCTATG GTGCACCATGGATTTTATACTGCTTACCACAACACAACCATACGCCCTGGAATTCTGCATGCTGttaaaaaagcaaaagaatttTATGGAGACCTTGAAATCATGGTGACTGGGCATTCAATGGGAGGTGCTATGGCTTCCTTTTGTGCACTTGATCTAATG GTTAATCATGAAGCCAAAAATGTTCAAGTTATGACATTTGGACAGCCTCGTATTGGGAATGCTGCCTTTACTTCTTATTACAGTAAACTTGTGCCAAACACAATTAGAGTTACAAATGACCATGATATTGTGCCTCATCTGCCACCATACTATTCCTATTTCCCGCAAAAGACATACCATCACTTTCCTAGAGAG gtGTGGCTGTATAACCTTGGACTGGGAAGTCTGGTTTATAGAGTTGAGAAGGTCTGTGATGGTTCTGGTGAAGATCCAGCCTGTAGTAG GTCAGTGACTGGGAACAGCATCGCAGACCACTTAAATTATTATGGTGTTGATTTAATGTGCCAACAATGGAGATCCTGCAGAATCGTGATGGACCCTCGTGTTGCAGAGTATGGCGAAACGGATCACAAAGGAAATATTGTTTTGTCCAGAGATCCAGCCATCGTTGATCTGAAAATGAATAGTCAGTCAAATGAAGGGGGAGTTACATCTAGTACATGA
- the LOC18603446 gene encoding E3 ubiquitin-protein ligase MIEL1: MEMEASSANERLHFGKMGYGCQHYRRRCEIRAPCCNEVFSCRHCHNEAASMLRNPFDRHDLVRQDVKQVICSVCDTEQPVAKLCSNCGVNMGEYFCEICKFFDDDTEKGQFHCHDCGICRVGGRENFFHCKKCGSCYSIALRDNHSCVENSMRHHCPICYEYLFDSLKDTTVMKCGHTMHCECYHEMIKRDKYCCPICSKSVIDMSRIWKRIDEEIEATVMPEDYRYKKVWILCNDCNDTTEVYFHIIGQKCSHCKSYNTRTIAPPVLPQ, translated from the exons ATGGAGATGGAAGCCTCTTCAGCCAATGAACGCCTTCATTTTGGGAAGATGGGTTATGG gTGCCAACATTATCGGAGGCGATGTGAGATTCGAGCTCCTTGTTGCAACGAGGTTTTCTCTTGTCGCCATTGCCATAACGAGGCTgcg AGCATGTTACGGAACCCCTTTGACAGGCACGACCTTGTTCGACAAGATGTGAAACAA gtTATTTGCTCCGTTTGTGACACAGAGCAGCCG GTTGCTAAACTTTGTTCAAATTGTGGCGTCAATATGGGAGAATATTTCTGTGAAATTTGCAAGTtctttgatgatgat ACCGAGAAAGGGCAGTTTCATTGTCATGATTGTGGGATCTGCAG AGTTGGTGGCAGAGAGAACTTTTTTCACTGCAAGAAGTGTG GGTCTTGCTATTCCATTGCTCTGCGAGATAATCATTCGTGTGTGGAGAACTCAATGCGGCATCACTGCCCCATATGCTACGAG TACCTTTTTGATTCGTTGAAAGATACCACCGTGATGAAATGTGGTCACACAATGCACTGTGAATGTTACCATGAGATGATAAAGCGTGACAA ATATTGTTGTCCCATATGCTCCAAGTCAGTAATTGATATGTCTAGAATCTGGAAGAGGATAGATGAAGAG ATTGAAGCAACTGTAATGCCTGAGGACTACCGGTATAAGAAG GTTTGGATCCTATGTAACGACTGCAATGACACAACAGAAGTTTACTTCCACATAATCGGACAGAAATGTAGTCATTGTAAATCATATAATACCCGCACGATTGCCCCTCCAGTTCTCCCTCAATGA